A stretch of DNA from Doryrhamphus excisus isolate RoL2022-K1 chromosome 6, RoL_Dexc_1.0, whole genome shotgun sequence:
GCTTTATGTGCAGTGTCAAAGACGTGCAGCTCCTTCTGCGTGTTTGCATCCCACAGGACCACTGTGCCGCTGTCTGAGACGCTGCCTAGCAGGGAGCGTTTCAGTGTGGACAGACGCAGGTCGTGGATGGGCTGAGGACCAAACATCCGTTCACAGGACATGAAGAAGAAGGTGGTTTTGCTTTGTGACAAACCTGCTGGCTGCCATGCCCAAAGGCTTTGGTGGACATGTTGGTTGTGAGACTGTGGAGGACAAGATCTCCACTCGTAGATCCTGACACAATACAGCTGTCATTGGCATTAAAGGACACACACGTCACCTCCTCTTTGTGCTcctgtataaacacacacacacaatgatgtcATGTGACGGTGTCAGCTGACATAGATGGAAGTCATGTGCTACCTTGAGGGAACGCTGCAGTCTCTTGGTCTTCAGGTCCCAGATGTGGACACAGTGGTCCAGACCTCCACTGACCACAAACTGTGAAGACGTGCTGAGACACACACGTGTTTGTCTTTTCTGAAAGGACAtcatatgtataaaataaagtcaacaaatGGTAGTGTCTTATTGTGTCATCCTCACCCCCTCGGCCAGTTCCACCAGTGGAACAGGTGACGACTTCAGGCTGGAAAGGACCACTTTGTCACCACTGCTGCTGGCACTGACTAAATACTGGTCTAGATCACAATGTCAAGGTTCAAAGAAAAGAGACAAAATAATCCACATGGCACTTCAGTGGTTGGCCACTCAGGAGATcatgaagacctgggtttgaatatccgcttgggcatctctgtgtggaatttgcagtTTACCCGttcatgtgtgttttctttgggtactctggcttgctcccacattccaaaaacatgtatattgggttaattgtccataggtatgaaagtgagtgtgaatggtttgtctaaatgtgctctgtgatcagtccagggtgtaccccgccgctcacacaaagatagctgggataggctcccgcaaccctagtgaggataagcaacagacaaaatggatggatatacatAAAAGGAGTTGATCTAAGGATACTGTTGGTGGTCCAACAAGCTTGGGCCACCGGGTGGCTGTTGCTGTGCGGGTTGAAGTGCTCCAGTGGCGCCATGGAAGCTGCATCCCAGATCTTGACAGAGTCCCCTGTGGACACCAGGCGGGTGATGTCGTCCATGACAACCACCTGCACATAAACTTGATGAACCCAACTTGCTTGAACATTGTAAGTACAACAGAGTCTCACATGTAAAAGATTTTACTAGCTGGGGACATTATATCTCAAATCATAATAGGTCAAATATTGTCATGAGTGAAAAGATATGCTCGACCTTGACAAGTTAAGATAGTAAGAAAAAAGTTAGACTTAAGTATCCGATTTAATTGTACGTCTTAGACTAATGTCATCATAAACTTAAACAATATCATTTCACCACTAAACTGGCGATAGTAAACACTTTAGGGAAGACAAAAAGACAACTAACTTACAAACTCAAAGCTAACGGGAACTATGCTAACACAGTATCGGCTAATTTAGCTAACTACTAGCAACAACAGTAGACAAATCGGCGAATGTTAAAAGTTACCCATCAATCGCATATACCACTTAAACAACACACAATGCAGACCGAGTGATCAATCAATCCCCAAAGTTCCATACAGATGAGTTTAAAAGTATAAAACCTACCTTTGAAGAGTTTAAGGCAACAACTAGTTGACAATTTGTTGTCAAATATGCGGAGTGCAGCTGCCGCCAATACGGGCAGGCAGGAGGGACAAACTTAATTCGTGCAACACACCCATAGACAGCCTTTTATAGCGTTTGAACCAAGGACACTACAGTTCATATGGAAGTACTAAAATGACCGCAAATGAATGTCACGGAGTGTAGTATGGTATTGATCATAAAGTCCGCCAAGATGGTGCGCAAGAAAGGTGGCAGGGCTAGGCGTACAATTGTGTACAATGGATTCCTGAGCTCtgataaatgtaatttttgctcaccatcatggcggccaaatcCAACAACAACAGTTGCGCCGCACATCCAGTGTATATTGATATGAACGGCATGCTTGTTTTGGTATCTTGCTTAAAATAAATATCGGtattttaatattgtatatCGCTCGGCACCTACATCAAATAGGCATTCAATATCATACAGCTTAAAGTtagaaaatgtagaaaaaaattattctgtgctggaataatatatttgacTAATCATTGTACGCAAAGTAGACACTTAATTAGGTACACCGATACAGTACAGCTTGGTCTGATGCGAATGTATTCAATATAAGGAACACGGTGATCTATAACAACTTATTATTTATACAAAGTAATATCCTTGTGGCCTTGACGAAAGCGTGCAGGTTTACGGTGTTACCCGTTTTGACAGTTAGAGGGCAGCACAGGGCCAGTCTGCATTGAAAgacaccaacaaagaagaaaTCTCCCTCCCCATCCGCTCTTCTTGTTAAAGAGAGGCGGGAGAGTCCATCTGCCCGATAACTTTTACTTGGACGTACTCATTGGCTTTTTTCTGCTCAAAAAGTTTCACATCTGGATTAAAAATGGTGCGCACCAAAGCTGACAGTGTGCCCGCATCGTACAGGAAAGGTAAAGAGCAGTATTTTAAATACGGACGTATTTAAAGTAGTgggaacagcagcagcagtagtagtgACGTTGTTTGTTGATTCAGACTATAGATGCGTCAGTAGTTTGTTTGTGTAACAGCGGGAATTAATTGTGTTGATTTCCAAACTAATGTAATTACGCGATCGATTTAAATGGAAAGAATTCTTTTTGAAATCTCCCGACTTTTGGAACAATAGCCTCCCGCCAAAACCGCGCCTTCAACAAATTCTGAACAGGATCATAAATTATGTTGTTATAGTAATGTATACGGATCGTTATATCAATACGCTAGTGTGAGGAGTTTGTTGGAATTGTTGTCTATGTGATCTGGCGCCATTTTTTGACATGGCTGAAGAGCACCAAACTACTTGATTTAATCGTCACTCTTAAACAAAATACCCTGTCCGTCCTCAAGTTAGTTATGCGTACAAATGGCTAAGCCTTTTCGAACTGAAAAGGGTGTTTCAGTATGTGGTAAAGAAAGTGAAGAAAGTGCACAGACATTGTCTAACATGTCATTATGCTTGTAGCGGTTGCAGCTTCTGCACCCAGGAAGTCACTGGGCGCCAGTTCAGCCAACgcgtcctccgccgcctcctcctccagccagtCGTCCACTCCTGGTCAGCCTCTGTTCACACAGCACACTGATGCAAGGTGTCACATACtcagattgtttttttaattattattttgtcccaCAGTAAAAAACAAGTATGCTGGAGGGAACCCTGTGTGCCCACGACCCACTCCCACATGGCAGAAGGGCATCGGGGACTTTTTTGGTGGTCCAGGAAGGAAGCCTGAGAAGGAGAACCAGAGACCCCAGCCATCTAATGAGGATGACGATGAAGAGGCCGGAGGCAGCGGAATGTCCAAAGCCAGCAGGAAGTATGTTtgttagcgtgtgtgtgtgtttactagTTTGAATCATTTATTTCTCTAAAATGATCATGTTATTTCGTGTTGTAAATGTAAAGCTGCCATTTGTTTAACCGGAGATGCATCTGTTTGATGTGTTGACAGGGAGGAAAATAAAAGGTTCGGTTTAATCAGAACAGGAGTCATGGACTGAGTTTGCTctggaaagttttgtgtgtaaccaatgtatttttgtatgtgcAGGTCCAGGCCGCTGCCtgctgaagaagaggaggaagaagattaAGGATAACTAaattctgctttttttaaaataactgtaaatgtgtatatacattACTGAATTACATGTATAGTTCATtgctacaactttttttttttattttaattttggtgTGATTTAGCAGTGAGATGTTTGCCTTTTCACGTGATCATTTgcatcttgttgatgtcaataaaaatttaaatgaattttaCTTTGTAATTTCTTTGACATGTATGTAATCAGTAACTTTCATATGGAAGTAATTACTTTTTAACATATTCAGACAACTGTTTCTCACTATTTCCAAAGCGCCGCAAAACTTAAATTTTCTTTGTTGCAGCagtttatataatattacaatacacCCAGGATACAGTAAGTGTTCTACATTGAATTGAAGTAATTTGACTTAGTCCGGACAAAATATAAATCAATTAACCCTTTTCAGAAATAAAAGTCTCTTTAAAACAAAACCTATTTGGTCTTTAAGTCCTGTGGAGCGGTTTTGTCTTTTCCCAGGTAGGCACCGCCCGGTGGAGACGTGCTGACAACCACAAACAAGCTCCACTGGAAGAAGTACGGAAGTCTGAGCAGTCCAAAATCACCTAGCGAGAGTTTCAAAGGGACAAGAAGCCCCCGGGATTTTGTCGTCTTTTACCTGAAAGAGGGGCCAACGACTAAATATGAAGAGGCAAATGTTGTATAGTATAATACTTTCAAATGTCAATTATAAAGTCTTAGCCCAATGGATATGCTGTTCGGAATGAGCCATGCTAGCTTGCTAAGGGTTGTGGTTGGTTCGCAGCAGCTGCTAGCGGAGGTCTCGGCGCCTTCTTAGCTGAATGAAGAAGATGTCTGGCTTCACCTGGTCTGTGGTGGTCCTCACCTGTCAACACAAAGACAGCGTGTACGCCTTCCAGAGAGGTAAACTCACCTCTCTAGTGGCCTCTTAATACCTGCACTTACACCAGGCTGCCTACCGGTGGCGCTATGACACCAACTTGCTTGaatccttaaaaaaataaaaagtttaacaTTTTACATAATTGAAGATTTGTGTTCAGAAAAAGCGATGCATACTAATATGAATAACTGTTTGTTGTCAGAGCTGGAGCTAAGGCAGCAGCGTGGTTCCTTGTGTCACAGTACCTTGGTTCTCACTGTGCAGGACCATCAAGAGCCCTTGGGCAGTGGGGGAGCGACGCTTAACGCCCTGCTGGTGGCGGCCGAACACCTGAGCAGCCGAGCAGGACACACTGTAGGAGCGACACGTTGTAGTTGTAGAATACTGCACTACTGTCTGTCCATGTGATCCtactccacttcctcctccaggTGGTGACAGCTGACGTGCTGGATGAATCTCACATCCTCATCCTCCACACTGTGAGTCcaaaaatgaagacaaagaTCTTCTCTTTGACTGGAGCGCTCTGGTGTTCTTAAGAGCATTCTTAGAAGAGGCAATTTCGTAGCAGTCTTGGCATTAGCACGTGGCCTCTTGGTCTTCTTATATTACAACATTTGACGGGGAAATACGCAGTCTGAGACGAAAcacttatttattcttaataaAGGACTACTCGTCATGAAATCAGCAGGCACCTAATCAGTCAGGCAGTAGCATAGACTGACCTTTTCATCTGAAAATGTTGACCTCCAAATTGCTATATACTGCATTTCTGTGTGCTAGTAGCCATTTCCACACAGTCCCAATTCTCTCAATATAGCCAGAGGTCATCTTGACCAAAAGCTGGTTGACCCAGCATTTCACCCACTCATTTTGTTTGCTCTCAACACAAAAGCTATTCGGTGGCAACATAACGACAATCTCCATGTCATTTTGGGCTCATAATCTGTTAGAAAAGATATATCGAGATAAGTGTCTTCCGCCTtccttattttgttgttgttgcatgtttgtcacacttgttTGGAATCGCCGTTGCAGCTTCTGCACCAATTTTTTTGGAATCGGTgcacaatggcaaaaatgttgttttctcaCAGGCTGTGAAATGAGCTTGCCGGCTGGTCGGATGGCATTCTTGGGCCAGATTTGGTCCACGGGCCACTAGTTGAATCACTGTCCTAATAGTTTTCTCTGTCCAGGGTCGGGATTTTCCTTGGAGTTCATGCAGCCGAGCCTTCTCCTGGCTGCCGCTGGAGAAATCTGCTCAGAAGGTCCAGGCGCCGGTCTGCTGTCTGGACCTGCTGCTTGACTGCCTCACAAACCAGGTTCTGCTTGGTCCTGGTCTGGATTGTTACATTGAATAACTTGTGTGTCACACTGAGGGGACATTAACTCTTCTTTGGGCAGGTGTGTCCTGGTTCTCCTCCTGGCGTTTGGGTTTGCAGCACCGACATGATTCTCAGCATCCCCCCAGACTTTAGTGAGTGGACCACCACCACTGCTGCCGCATACACGCTCACCCTCAAAACCAGCAGGAGGCAGATACTGTAATCCCTATTATTACATTGCATATGTTTCAATGTGTGTGTTAGAGTTGTCCTGGGACAGCTTTTCTGGTGTCCGTGCTCTGGCGCTCCCTGGCAATGTGTCCTATGCTGTCAATCATGGAGTCTACTTGTGTGACCAGCAGGTAACACAAACATTTCTAGATGTGTGGTTCCTTCTGATAGATGATTTAAAGGCTGCATCAGCTTGTTTATGTATTCAGGGTCACATCAGGGACATCATTTACAAGGGAAGCAAGGAGCAGATCCAGCAAGCAGTAATGCATGATGGAAACGTGCCTCTGGTGACAAGCTTCTCCTCACAGTGTCAAGTGTCACGTAACATCAGAGACACTTTTTAAagactgtgtgtgcgtgtatgtgtgtgtgagagattaGGTGTCAGGTCCAGTCTTCTTCAGCAGAATGGTCGCAGAGAAACTTCTACAAGCTCACGTCACGCCTCCTCTGAACGGCTGCACCTACTTGGGCCTGGACTCAGGCGCTCCACCCCTCCAGGTAGTCTCTCCTCTTGCTCGGTCTTCATATAGGTGGCTCATTTGCAGTGTTGGTTCTTCAGATCTCGCTCTTCCTGGACGTGTTGAAGTGTCTTTGCTCGGATCAGACTGAGGAGCAGTTTGTGGGCCAGAACAAGAAGGTCTGCACTTCTGCTGGCGAGCCACAGGGAGTTGCGGTGAGGAGCGGCAGGCTTGAGCTGTGGAGGATCCTGAGAGGGACGCCGCTCAGCATGGGTGAGCACGATCACGCCCACTCATGACACATGATGTCTTCTTTGAGGTCCTCATGTCTCGGCTTCCTGTCAGTGTACGTTCCAGGTGGTCGCTATGATTACATGTGTCTGTCCGGGAAACGACATGTCAACCGGCTGACCTGTGACTGGACACATGGACACGCCCTCTCCCACATCCAGGTGATCTACATGTCCGCCAATCAGGTCCTCGGCCTCTTAACGCCTTTCTCCTCATCCTTTCAGTTGGACAGTAGCGTGAGCAAGGGAGGGCGAGTAATCAACAGTGTTTTGGAGGGAGATGTTGCCCTGGAGACAGGGGCAGTGGTGCAACACTGCCATCTGCAGGTGAGGAGGTCACATATTAATGAAATAAGCGAACATTACATAGATAAATTCATGTATGTCATATTTCACTCCTGATACCACCAGGGTCCTCTGCGCATCCTGTCTGGTTGTTTATTATCAGGTCTTGAGGAGTCCACGTCCACTTGGATTAGACAACTGATGCCagtcaatgacatcatcattcagGGACATCGCATTGAACTCGGGGACTTGAAGTTGAAGGTCTACACAGTGATGGGAGGACTGGACGACCTGGAGGTACTAATCACACATGTCAATCAGATGTCCTATTACGTTTCATCACCACCTGTCATGCCCCATTATGTCTCATCATATCCTATCATTTCCTTTTATCATTTCCTTTCCATCATGTCCCAATGTGTCCTATTATGTCTCATCTCGTCCCAACATTTCCTAGTTCTGTCAAGTTTTGTCATGTGCCATCACATCTCATTATGTCccgcaagttcatatattacgtgcggagttccccaggagtcaatactggggccaaaattgttcaacttgtacatcaatgatatctccaaagtaacgaaagacttaaagctggtattatgtgcggatgataccactgctttttgttctgtagGGAGTACAGACAACATCATTAGAAAATTAGAGAAGATTAGAAATTAGATTAGAAAttagagaagaaatggtcacactaaaaagatggtttgatgataatagattgtccttgaacctaagtaaaactaaaatcatgctgttttgtaacagcagaaaggacacacaccaacaaatacaaatagatggtgtggacattgaaagggtgaaagaaaatacatttctggggatcacaatagatgaaaatatgagccggaaacctcatattacaaatatgcaacataaggtggccagaaatatttcagtattgaacaaagcaaaatttgttctcaatcagaaatcactccacactctttattgctctctggttctaccatatcttacttactgtgtggaaatatgggctaataactataaaagcaatcttcactcgcgaaatgtactgcaaaaaaggtcagtaaggataattcataatgccgcctacagagaacatactaactccttatttctaaaatcacaaatacttcaacttgctgatatagttcatcttcaaacagctaaaataatgcataaggctaaaaacaaccaattacctaaaaatgtcatccaatacttctctacaagagaggagaaatatgatctcagggaagaactaaatgaaacacttctatgctaggactatgttaaaaagccatagcatttcagtatgtggaatcaaactatggaatggattgagtaaggaaataaaacaatgcacaacgatgagccaattcaagaaacaatacaagcagttgatgtttgctaaatacaaggatgaagagtcttgaaccagtcatgatgtgctatatatatcactatattgacacttactatggtacccattatggcattggatgctcatatcaccttgtacttcggtacgaggtgcattattaaaaaaacaaaacaaaaaaaaaccttaaactatattatggaaagcaggaagtgaacaaatgtaacagttactgattgtaaaagtaccagatggaggggtaggatttaattagctttgcttcttcctactccttttggacatgtggaactgtgaactgattatgggatgcactcaattgtaatctgatgcatgttcaaatgaaataaaaccattaccattatgtcTCAGGTCCGCTCACTTCTAATATCGCATCATGTCTCAAGTCAACATGTTCTTTCATGTCCTATTTTGTCATACCAGATAATTTCCTACTATGTACCACCACGTTTCATCATGTCCTATTATGTCTCATGACATAATAAGACAGAGCTCCTTGCTTCTCCTGCATTTTGGACTGCACTGATCTTGGTCCCTGTTTTGCTTGTCAGCTGTGCTGCAATGATGATGGTTCCTCCTTCCTCAATGTGAAATGGAGTGTTTTCTTCAACAGGACAAGCGTACAGTAGGACCTCGACCTTTGTTTCCCATGTAAAATGTATTGAGTGCCATCTAAAGCCAACACGCCCATACAGAAAGTGATGTCATTTTGTCTCAGGCCAGAGGACTTGTGGTTCCCAGGAAACCCGCGCTCCCTCCTCGAGGCTCGCCTCTTCCCGGTTCTGCACCCTCGAGGAGGGCTTGTCGACATGGCGGGTGGCGTGGCCTGGCTCCTGGGCGGAGAGGGCTGCGTGCACAGGTGGAGGGAGGCGTGGAGGCTTTCATTGAAGGAGGTGCTGTCACTCACCCACCAGGAGGCGGAGCTCCAGTGGAGGGAGCAATTGCTCTTCCTGGCGGGAAGGAGGCAGGTGACGGACGCCCTGACCAGTCGCAGTGACGCCTGCCTGCTGCCTTGCTTCAGGGCGGCCGTGCTGGGTgggcagcagggggcgctgttggACACGCTGGACAACAGTgagtcatgatgatgatgatgatgatgaaagcgTTGTCATTCATGATAAAATCTGTCAGTTGCAGCAGGAAGAACTGAACAGGGCGCGGACGCAGGGGCCCAGCTGGGTGTGGCAGCTCGTTGCCTCTCCTGCATTGCTGATGTGCTGGTGTGCATGGCCGAAGGTACAGCGGGGCTCAGGAGCGGGCCAGCGGCTAATAAGGCCTGGAGCTCCGCCtacttcctgctggaaaacgGTGATCTAAGGGGCGGCGTTAAGGCTCTGGCTGCACAGAGAGCTCAGTGGCTCAGCAGGTGCGCATCAGTAGCAGCGGTAGGTCTGCTGTAAATAATGGTGTTAAACAGCCATTGTCtgacgtgccccccccccctacagGCCGGACCTGCTGGTGCGGGCCGCACGTCACTATGAAGGTGCAGCCCAGGTGCTGCTGCGTCaggctgtgatgtcatcacagaAGTTCATCTCCATTGGCCAGAGTGAAGTCCTACCTATTGATCTGTGGCACGAAGTGGAGTGTCCAGCCCGACTGGACCTTGCTGGTGAGCTCAATTGATTATTTACTTTTGAAGGAAGCTCCATAAGCAGATCATAAAATAGTTGATCATCAGGAATGAAAGCCAAACACTGATAATCTGTTTGTGCTCCAGGCGGCTGGAGCGACACTCCCCCCATCGCTTTTGAGCATGGTGGTTCGGTGACCAATGTGGCTGTGAAGGTTGATGGCAGGCGTCCGATTGGAGCCCGGGCGCGTCGCATCAGAGAACCTCGCCTCCTGCTGGTCAGCCACACTGGGGGGCGGGACTCTGGTGTTTCCACTGAGACTGTGTGCGCAAGCCTTGATGACCTGAAGGACTACTGTCAGCCGCATGCACCCGGTACACCATTCACATATGTGCAGGAACACAATCGACTAATCAGAACTCAGACAGGTAATGTGATTGCGTTCCTTTGTGTGGCAGGAGCGCTGCTGAAGGCCGTGTGCGTGTGCAGCCGTCTGGTGTCGCTACCCTCCCAGCATCCTCTGGGGCATCAGCTGCTTCAGCGGTGGGGTGGAGGGGTGGAGCTTCACAGCTGGTCAGCGCTGCCCACCGGTTCGGGACTCGGTGAGACCACGAGCACCATGAGGATGAGAGGCAGCAAGTTAGCTGATGACTCATTCAACTTGTAGGTACCAGCAGCATCCTGGCAGGGGCACTGTTGGCCGCCATATACAGATGCACAGGTCAAACATATGACAGCGATGCGCTCATCCATGGCGTCTTGCACCTGGAGCAAGTCCTCACTACAGGtaggtttgtgcatttgcacACTCGTGCTTGTTCCGCTTGATTCAACTTTGTCCTGTGGAGGCGGGGGCTGGCAGGACCAGGTGGGAGGTCTTGTAGGAGGACTGAAAGTCGGCCGGTCCAAACCCAATCTGCCACTTCATGTGCACGTTGAGAGTCTATGCCCCCCAGAAGACTTCCTGCTGTCTCTGGAGCAGCGGCTCCTGCTGGTGTACACTGGAAAAACTAGGCTGGCTCGCAACCTGCTGCAGGTACTGCACTCCCGACATAATGTGCACATTGAGCTGGAGATTGTCTAATGTAAAGTACACTAAAATGTCTgtcctgtgtttgtgtgagtatAGGACGTGGTGCGCAGCTGGTACAGTCGTCTTCCTGCGATGGTCCACAACGCTCAGCAGCTGGTGTCCAACTCAGAGGAATGTGCCCAAGCTTGCTTAGATGGtgagcagtgtgtgtgtattctatATTGTCAAGAAACAGATGTGTGGGTGCATGCATGTCACCATgactatacagcaggggtctcaaacacgtggcccgtgggccaacgcaggacactagtttgaggcccctgccttgatatgaaagtttaatgttagtgtggcccgcgcaagtttgatatggatgctgtatggtatcatgtacccagaaaaaaatattacgtttgattaatgttcatgttaaaaattaaataactgttaatagttatcctccccatccatgtggaagtggtaagtttttggctatttaagtttaaaggaaataacttgaaggctaccgtttaggtcgctagctctctagtttgcgagttagcatgtgtctcaagaagagtataaatgtgactatagtcgtgttttgtcatgtctacagggctctaataatgctttgttcattttaatctgaaaaaaaataatttgtctacccagcaactatatgtggtttcttaagtttttattatttgccattttattattattattatatttagtactgattgattgattttctttattcttgatttatttatttctcatcttattttgtgtagaaaaataaaaattaagatatttgagaacagtggaatgttttatcagagcttttcttgtagaaaattggaaccaaagcgaagttttttttaatttttttttggaaaacctgatgcggcccagtctcacccagacccgagctccagtggccctcaagtaaattgagtttgagacccctgctatacagtgTATCATATGTAGATGTCACGCATGCTCCCGCTAGGTTCCTTGTCAAAACTGGGTTGCTGCTTGGACCGTTCATGGCACCACAAAAAGCTGATGGCGCCTGGCTGTGAACCGGCATCAGTTCGTGTCATGATGGACGCCCTGCGCCCGTTGGTCATGGGTCAGAGCCTGGTTGGCGCAGGGGGTGGCGGCTTCCTCTGCCTGTTGACCCGCCAGCCTAGACAACAGCAGGCAGTGCTTCAGGTCCTCAACAACACACCGGTAAGGACAAAAGCCAAGTCGTTACAATtggaattataaaaaaaattaaatttgttgCTTTGTTGCATGCTTCACAGGGTCTGGGAAACTTCAGTGTTCATACAGTGGAGCTGGACATGGATGGTATCACAGTACTAACATCCTCCtgaacactcacacacatcttGACACACAGTTAAGTGGGGCGAAGCAGTtataggctgttttttttttggtttgtgggCAGAGttaatgtaatctaatgacAATGTAATCTAGTAATTTTGTTATATACAGTAATTTTGTTATATAATTAGTAATggaattgtaataataaaaaatgtgacaataaTGTGGTTATTTTGCGTTAGTCAACATGAGGCTGGACCATGGTGATGATGTAACCACCTAGGGTGGCCAGTCTCTCAAGAAGCTTTCATTTGCCAGCGACCACAGACAGTTGGTCCCGGATACGTCCTAGTCCATCCAGCATGGTGTCCACGGTCTCTCTGCTCAGCTCCACTGTTTCCACGGTAACAGACTGACTTCCCTCGGAAGAACACGGATTCTCTGTCTGTGAAACAGCACACCAAATCATGAAGCATGCGTCGTTCACATGACCAATGTGGAGGGCACATTTGCAGACACCTTGAACTGGACCAGGCAAGTCGGGATGCACATGCGGCTGACAGAATCCGAGCTTGTCACCATGTCGACCCTCCAGTCCAGTTGTTTGAGCTGAGGGAGTGAGACTATACACACACAATTGAAGTGCACAACagttcatgatgatgatgatgacaaagcCAACTCACTCTGATTGCTGACAGCTTCTGTTTTCCATGCCGCACTGAAACGCATCACATAGACATGCGTGACATCACTTCAGGTca
This window harbors:
- the LOC131131284 gene encoding L-fucose kinase; the protein is MKKMSGFTWSVVVLTCQHKDSVYAFQRELELRQQRGSLCHSTLVLTVQDHQEPLGSGGATLNALLVAAEHLSSRAGHTVVTADVLDESHILILHTGRDFPWSSCSRAFSWLPLEKSAQKVQAPVCCLDLLLDCLTNQVCPGSPPGVWVCSTDMILSIPPDFKLSWDSFSGVRALALPGNVSYAVNHGVYLCDQQGHIRDIIYKGSKEQIQQAVMHDGNVPLVSGPVFFSRMVAEKLLQAHVTPPLNGCTYLGLDSGAPPLQISLFLDVLKCLCSDQTEEQFVGQNKKVCTSAGEPQGVAVRSGRLELWRILRGTPLSMVYVPGGRYDYMCLSGKRHVNRLTCDWTHGHALSHIQLDSSVSKGGRVINSVLEGDVALETGAVVQHCHLQGPLRILSGCLLSGLEESTSTWIRQLMPVNDIIIQGHRIELGDLKLKVYTVMGGLDDLELCCNDDGSSFLNVKWSVFFNRTSVQPEDLWFPGNPRSLLEARLFPVLHPRGGLVDMAGGVAWLLGGEGCVHRWREAWRLSLKEVLSLTHQEAELQWREQLLFLAGRRQVTDALTSRSDACLLPCFRAAVLGGQQGALLDTLDNIAAGRTEQGADAGAQLGVAARCLSCIADVLVCMAEGTAGLRSGPAANKAWSSAYFLLENGDLRGGVKALAAQRAQWLSRPDLLVRAARHYEGAAQVLLRQAVMSSQKFISIGQSEVLPIDLWHEVECPARLDLAGGWSDTPPIAFEHGGSVTNVAVKVDGRRPIGARARRIREPRLLLVSHTGGRDSGVSTETVCASLDDLKDYCQPHAPGALLKAVCVCSRLVSLPSQHPLGHQLLQRWGGGVELHSWSALPTGSGLGTSSILAGALLAAIYRCTGQTYDSDALIHGVLHLEQVLTTGGGWQDQVGGLVGGLKVGRSKPNLPLHVHVESLCPPEDFLLSLEQRLLLVYTGKTRLARNLLQDVVRSWYSRLPAMVHNAQQLVSNSEECAQACLDGSLSKLGCCLDRSWHHKKLMAPGCEPASVRVMMDALRPLVMGQSLVGAGGGGFLCLLTRQPRQQQAVLQVLNNTPGLGNFSVHTVELDMDGITVLTSS
- the pclaf gene encoding PCNA-associated factor translates to MVRTKADSVPASYRKAVAASAPRKSLGASSANASSAASSSSQSSTPVKNKYAGGNPVCPRPTPTWQKGIGDFFGGPGRKPEKENQRPQPSNEDDDEEAGGSGMSKASRKSRPLPAEEEEEED